A genomic stretch from Azospirillum formosense includes:
- a CDS encoding NAD(P)/FAD-dependent oxidoreductase — MERVDCVVAGAGVVGLAIARRLARAGREVVILEAAEAIGTGTSSRNSEVIHAGIYYPTGSVRARLCVAGRDALYAYCAEHGVDHRRVGKLIVATDEAQLPKLEAIRAQAAANGVNDLHALSAAEAMAWEPNLRCVGALVSPSTGIIDSHGLMLALQGDAEAAGAMLALRSPLEQARCTSDGFVLDVGGTEPMRIACTTLVNAAGLGAWAVARGLDGFPTDRVPPRVLAKGNYYALAQGASPFSRLVYPVPVEGGLGVHLTLDLAGQARFGPDVEWLPADRYDRIDYAVDPRRADSFYGEVRRYWPSLPDGALVPAYSGVRPKLSGPGQPQADFLIQGPETHGIAGLVNLFGIESPGLTSCLAIADAVADALRPAG; from the coding sequence ATGGAGCGGGTGGATTGCGTGGTGGCCGGCGCCGGCGTGGTCGGGTTGGCGATTGCCCGGCGGCTGGCCCGCGCCGGCCGTGAGGTGGTCATTCTGGAAGCCGCGGAAGCGATCGGCACGGGCACCAGCTCACGCAATTCCGAGGTCATCCATGCCGGAATCTATTATCCCACGGGCAGCGTCCGGGCGCGGCTGTGCGTGGCGGGGCGCGACGCGCTCTACGCCTATTGCGCGGAGCACGGGGTGGATCATCGGCGCGTCGGCAAGCTGATCGTCGCCACCGACGAAGCCCAACTGCCGAAGCTGGAGGCCATCCGCGCCCAGGCGGCGGCAAACGGCGTGAACGATCTCCACGCCCTCTCCGCCGCCGAGGCCATGGCCTGGGAGCCCAACCTGCGCTGCGTCGGGGCGCTGGTGTCCCCGTCGACCGGGATCATCGACAGCCATGGGCTGATGCTGGCCCTTCAGGGCGACGCGGAGGCGGCGGGAGCCATGCTGGCCCTGCGAAGCCCGCTGGAGCAGGCCCGTTGCACGAGCGACGGCTTCGTCCTGGACGTCGGCGGGACCGAACCGATGCGCATCGCCTGCACCACCCTGGTCAACGCCGCCGGGCTGGGCGCCTGGGCCGTGGCCCGCGGGCTGGACGGGTTTCCCACCGACCGCGTGCCGCCGCGGGTGCTGGCCAAGGGCAATTACTACGCGCTCGCGCAAGGCGCTTCGCCCTTTTCCCGGCTGGTCTACCCGGTTCCGGTGGAAGGGGGGTTGGGCGTTCACCTGACGCTCGACCTCGCCGGGCAGGCCCGCTTCGGCCCCGACGTGGAATGGCTTCCCGCCGATCGGTACGACCGCATCGACTACGCCGTCGATCCCAGGCGGGCCGACAGCTTCTACGGCGAGGTGCGGCGCTATTGGCCCAGCCTGCCCGACGGCGCGCTGGTGCCGGCCTACTCCGGCGTCCGCCCGAAACTGAGCGGCCCCGGCCAGCCCCAGGCCGACTTCCTAATCCAAGGACCGGAGACCCACGGCATCGCCGGCCTCGTCAACCTGTTCGGCATCGAATCGCCGGGGCTGACGTCCTGCCTCGCCATCGCCGACGCGGTGGCGGACGCGCTTCGGCCGGCCGGCTGA